A single window of Marinitoga hydrogenitolerans DSM 16785 DNA harbors:
- a CDS encoding phosphatidate cytidylyltransferase translates to MAINKKNLLIRTLSGLILGPAVVFSFFSLPTSIGLVTSIILITALEYFEMTLKNFKYEFKVFLSIMMALTSAVYGFSLRAYYSGLVIFDPITIYLISIILVSGFSLIYLKNTNKYKIVIESYTFGLILISLFLSYFYHIILNYGATTGILVLTTVWIYDAGAYFVGLNIGKHKLSPNYSPKKSIEGLIGGIVLTYLYIIFYEYIRSQFNLNIINQFQAIFFAILVGIVDTIGDLTESSFKRTFNLKDSGETLPGHGGMYDRIDGLLYLTPSFYFLMKIFGI, encoded by the coding sequence TTGGCAATAAATAAAAAAAATCTCCTTATTAGAACACTTTCAGGACTCATTTTGGGACCAGCTGTTGTTTTTTCTTTTTTTTCTTTACCAACTTCAATAGGGTTGGTTACATCTATAATATTAATCACAGCATTAGAATATTTCGAAATGACATTAAAAAATTTCAAATATGAATTTAAAGTTTTTCTCTCTATAATGATGGCATTAACAAGTGCTGTTTATGGTTTTTCTTTAAGAGCTTATTATTCTGGATTAGTCATTTTTGATCCTATTACTATATATTTAATTTCTATTATATTAGTTTCAGGCTTTTCTTTAATATATTTAAAAAACACAAATAAATATAAAATTGTTATTGAAAGTTATACTTTTGGACTTATTTTAATTTCTTTATTTCTATCATACTTTTATCACATAATTTTAAATTATGGAGCAACAACTGGTATATTAGTTTTAACTACTGTATGGATATATGATGCTGGGGCATATTTTGTTGGGCTGAATATAGGAAAACATAAATTATCTCCAAATTATTCTCCTAAAAAAAGTATAGAAGGATTGATTGGGGGAATTGTTCTAACTTATCTTTATATAATTTTTTACGAATACATAAGATCTCAATTTAATTTAAATATTATAAATCAATTTCAAGCCATTTTTTTTGCAATTTTGGTTGGTATAGTTGATACTATCGGTGATCTTACTGAATCATCTTTTAAACGTACATTTAATTTAAAGGACTCTGGTGAAACGTTACCCGGACATGGAGGAATGTACGATAGAATAGATGGACTATTATATTTAACACCATCTTTTTATTTTTTAATGAAAATTTTTGGTATATAA
- a CDS encoding isoprenyl transferase → MKIPKHVGIIMDGNGRWAKQRGLKRTMGHERGAKVAEDVIQWASDIGIRYLTLYSFSTENWKRPKEEVSFLFSLMVRYLESRLNKIIRENVRVRFIGRIEELPENVFNVCKRIEEKSKNNSKIDVILAVNYGGRREIVDAVNNLISNNIKNITIEDLSKNLYLPDIPDPELIIRTSGEIRISNFLLWQIAYSELYFTDTLWPDFTKKDLEMAIKDFSNRNRRFGSISSDEGCD, encoded by the coding sequence TTGAAAATACCTAAACATGTTGGAATAATAATGGATGGAAATGGCCGATGGGCTAAACAAAGAGGTTTAAAAAGAACCATGGGACATGAACGTGGTGCAAAAGTTGCTGAAGATGTAATACAATGGGCGTCTGATATTGGTATAAGGTATCTTACCTTATACTCTTTTTCTACAGAGAATTGGAAAAGGCCCAAAGAAGAAGTTTCTTTCCTTTTTTCGCTTATGGTAAGATATTTAGAATCAAGATTAAATAAAATAATAAGAGAAAATGTTAGAGTAAGATTCATAGGAAGAATTGAAGAACTTCCAGAAAATGTTTTTAATGTATGCAAACGAATAGAAGAAAAAAGTAAAAACAACTCAAAAATTGATGTTATTTTAGCAGTAAACTATGGTGGTCGTAGAGAAATAGTTGATGCTGTTAATAATTTAATCTCAAATAATATAAAAAATATAACTATTGAAGATTTATCAAAAAACTTATATCTTCCTGATATCCCCGATCCAGAGTTAATAATTAGAACATCCGGTGAAATACGTATAAGTAATTTTCTTCTATGGCAAATTGCTTATTCAGAGTTATATTTTACTGATACTCTGTGGCCAGATTTTACAAAGAAAGATTTAGAAATGGCCATAAAAGATTTTTCTAATAGAAATAGACGTTTTGGAAGCATTTCATCTGATGAAGGATGTGACTGA
- the frr gene encoding ribosome recycling factor: MEVDIVSLKNPILKEAKSKMDKTVKHLEEEYKKLRTGRPSPAMFEEIMVDYYGTPTPINQTATLTVGEDRTVVITPWDKTLCSKIEKAINAANLGMMASTDGIVVRVKFPNPTVEDRKKWVKHAKELSEEFKIALRNIRREDMKIIKEKQKNGELPEDEAKKLEEEVQKILKEHESRIDEVFHKKEKEIMES; the protein is encoded by the coding sequence ATGGAGGTGGATATTGTGTCATTAAAAAATCCTATTTTAAAAGAAGCAAAATCAAAAATGGACAAAACAGTTAAACATTTGGAAGAAGAATACAAAAAACTTAGAACAGGAAGACCTTCTCCAGCTATGTTTGAAGAAATTATGGTAGATTATTATGGAACACCAACACCTATAAATCAAACCGCAACATTAACAGTTGGTGAAGATAGAACAGTTGTTATAACACCATGGGATAAAACTTTATGTTCAAAAATCGAAAAAGCTATAAATGCTGCTAATTTGGGAATGATGGCTTCAACTGATGGTATTGTTGTTAGAGTTAAGTTTCCTAATCCAACAGTAGAAGATAGAAAAAAGTGGGTAAAACACGCAAAAGAACTCTCTGAAGAATTTAAAATCGCTTTAAGAAATATAAGAAGAGAAGACATGAAAATCATTAAAGAAAAACAAAAAAATGGAGAACTACCTGAAGACGAAGCAAAAAAACTTGAAGAAGAAGTACAAAAAATATTAAAAGAACACGAGAGTAGAATAGACGAAGTATTCCACAAAAAAGAAAAGGAGATTATGGAATCTTGA